A region of the Fusobacteria bacterium ZRK30 genome:
AAAAGTAGGTAACATAAAATGAATGATCTTAGAAACCATAGCTGCATTGGCTACATTTCCTATAACAGATGTAAACAAGGCTGAAATCCAAAGTATCATGGTGGCAGCATAGTGTAAATGACCATCAGCTAATTCTAAAACTTTATCTCCTACAAGGTCTACAACTCCTGTAGCTTCTATCCCTTGAATTAACATAAATAACCCCATAAAGAAGAATAGTGTGTCCCATTCTACATGTTTGAAAACTTCTACAGGTTCACTTTTCGTGATTAAGATTAATGCTACTGCACCAGTAAGAGCCATTATTGCTAAACCTTTATCGATAAAGTTATTCATTAAAAATCCAAAGATAACAAGAGCAAATATAGTTGCTGATTCTCTTAATAATTTAATATCTTTTAATGATCTAGAAGCATCTAGTTCCATTACTCTAGCTTTTAGATCTCTTGATACTTTCATCTTTCGACCATACATAAAATAAACAGTAATAATAAGTACTACCAATGAAATAATAGCAACTGGAGCTGTGTTAGCTAAGAAAGTATTAAAACCAATCTTACCTTCTACTCCTATGATAAGTTGAGTAGGGTCACCGATTAGTGTAGCTAATCCTCCTATATTTGCTGACATTATGAGGGTCATAATATATACAAATGGATCTATTTTTAGCTGGTTTGCTAATAAGATAGATACTGGAGCCATTAATAAGATAGTAGTTACATTATCTAAAAACGCTGAACATAAAGCTGTAATTACTGCAAGGAGGATAAGTAATAGAAAAGGTTCTCCCTTTACTAACTGTGCTACCTTTATTGCTAAGTATTGAAACACTCCTGTTTCTGAGATAAAATGAACTATTATCATCATCCCTACAAGTAAGAGAATTATCTCTAGTCTTGAACCGATAGCATTAAGTGCTTGGTGTTCGTTTATAATTCCTACAAGGGCCATAGAAAGACCACCTAAAAGAGTAGCTATTGGACCTGGAACTTTTTCTGTTATTATTAAATAAAATGTCGCTATAAATATAATTAAACCTATTGCTAACTGCATCTTTACTTTCCTCCTAAACTTATATGTGTAAAACTTTTTTGATTATATGTGATCTTAAAATTGTTCCGTAATATTTACCATTTTCAACTACATATATTCTGGTAAAACCCTTATTTTCCATAAGGAAACACATTTCCATTATAGGCGTTTTCCTGTCTACAATTGTTGTTGTTTTCCTATAAATATCTTCAATTCTAGTTATCTTTTCATTCTTTAAGTATTCCTCAAAAGGTTCTCCTATAGTTAAGAAATCTAAATCATCCATCACCAAAGTATACTTAGGCATTCCAAATAAGATTAACTCTCTTTCTGTCATTTCACCTAAAAAAGTTCCATCAGTATCTACAACTGGAAATCCTGATTTTTCTTCTCTGATAAGTCTTCTTGCGATATCATCTAAGGTATCGTTAGGGCTTACTGGTTTTATTGTATGATCCATAACATCTTCAGTGGTGATCTTATTTTCCACCTTTACATCGATATGATTTAATAGATCATATACCTCAGACCCTGTCTTGGCATTTTTCAATTTTTCTAAGAGGACCTTGTCTTTAACAGTTATCTTAGTGATAGAAGACATGATCTTTAAGATAACTTTACTCTTTAAAGTTTCAGCAGTGATCATAAAGAAGATTTTTACGTCATCTTGATTTCTCATATCTGCCGTATCACATTTAATAGGATTTTTCATGATACCTATAGAAACTAAGATATCGTCATATCCATCTATCCTACCATGGGGAATAGCAATACCGCTTCCCATTGCAGTAGAGACCATAGCTTCTCTATCAAAAATAGATTTCCTTATTAGATCTACAGATTCATTAAATGTTTTATCATTTTTAGCAGTATTGTCGATCATTTGACCAATAATCTCTTCTTTCGTATTTCCCTCTAAATTTAAGTAGATACACTTAGGATTTAGATAACTTGATAATTTCATATTAACCTCCAAATATATTTCTTTTCAAATATATAATTTTTTTATATTTTAAATAAGTTTTAATAAACTTATAAATAACTACTGTTTATTTGATCTCATATCTTTAGAATGATAATCCATACATAAGCTCTATTAACGCAACGGCTGCAACTACTTGTACAACGCCAATGATTAATCCATATGTTAGAGCTTTAGGTCCTTGACTAAATAAAGTACTAAAT
Encoded here:
- a CDS encoding ArsB/NhaD family transporter; amino-acid sequence: MQLAIGLIIFIATFYLIITEKVPGPIATLLGGLSMALVGIINEHQALNAIGSRLEIILLLVGMMIIVHFISETGVFQYLAIKVAQLVKGEPFLLLILLAVITALCSAFLDNVTTILLMAPVSILLANQLKIDPFVYIMTLIMSANIGGLATLIGDPTQLIIGVEGKIGFNTFLANTAPVAIISLVVLIITVYFMYGRKMKVSRDLKARVMELDASRSLKDIKLLRESATIFALVIFGFLMNNFIDKGLAIMALTGAVALILITKSEPVEVFKHVEWDTLFFFMGLFMLIQGIEATGVVDLVGDKVLELADGHLHYAATMILWISALFTSVIGNVANAAMVSKIIHFMLPTFVGENTMSLWWALSMGSLLGGNITILASATNVVAINSANKAGCKISFGKFLKFGIVIAIQTLVIANVYLLVRYF
- a CDS encoding PTS sugar transporter subunit IIA; this translates as MKLSSYLNPKCIYLNLEGNTKEEIIGQMIDNTAKNDKTFNESVDLIRKSIFDREAMVSTAMGSGIAIPHGRIDGYDDILVSIGIMKNPIKCDTADMRNQDDVKIFFMITAETLKSKVILKIMSSITKITVKDKVLLEKLKNAKTGSEVYDLLNHIDVKVENKITTEDVMDHTIKPVSPNDTLDDIARRLIREEKSGFPVVDTDGTFLGEMTERELILFGMPKYTLVMDDLDFLTIGEPFEEYLKNEKITRIEDIYRKTTTIVDRKTPIMEMCFLMENKGFTRIYVVENGKYYGTILRSHIIKKVLHI